The Diaphorobacter ruginosibacter genome contains a region encoding:
- a CDS encoding family 2A encapsulin nanocompartment shell protein yields the protein MNATVGGTTALGDNAARQLANATKTAPQLATISPRWLTHLLQWVPVEAGIYRVNQVKNPEAIKVTCTAKEHENQLPRTFVDYEEKPREYFLNAVSTVLDVHTRISDLYSSPHDQIKEQLRLTIETIKENQESELINNPEYGLLAQVTDEQRIFPLTGAPTPDDLDELLTKVWKEPAFFLAHPLTIAAFGREATRRGTPPPTVSLFGSQFITWRGVPLIPSDKVPVADGKSKILLLRVGDRRQGVVGLFQPGLPGEQSPGLSVRFMGINNHAIASYLISLYCSLAVLTPDAIAVLDDVEITRYHDYSVLDTYK from the coding sequence ATGAATGCAACCGTAGGCGGTACCACCGCGCTGGGCGACAACGCAGCGCGCCAGCTGGCCAATGCCACCAAGACCGCACCCCAACTGGCCACCATCAGCCCGCGCTGGCTCACGCATCTGCTGCAATGGGTACCGGTGGAGGCGGGCATCTACCGCGTCAACCAGGTGAAGAATCCGGAGGCCATCAAGGTCACCTGCACGGCCAAGGAGCATGAGAACCAGTTGCCGCGTACCTTCGTCGACTACGAAGAGAAGCCGCGGGAGTACTTCCTGAATGCGGTCTCCACCGTTCTCGACGTGCACACGCGCATCTCCGATCTCTACAGCAGCCCGCACGACCAGATCAAGGAACAGTTGCGCCTGACCATCGAGACCATCAAGGAGAACCAGGAAAGCGAACTCATCAACAACCCGGAGTACGGCCTGCTCGCACAGGTCACCGACGAGCAGCGCATCTTTCCGCTGACCGGTGCGCCCACGCCGGACGACCTCGATGAGTTGCTCACCAAGGTGTGGAAGGAGCCCGCCTTCTTCCTGGCGCATCCGCTGACGATCGCCGCGTTCGGCCGCGAGGCCACGCGTCGCGGAACGCCTCCGCCCACGGTGAGCCTGTTCGGTTCGCAGTTCATCACGTGGCGCGGCGTTCCATTGATTCCCTCGGACAAGGTGCCCGTGGCCGACGGCAAGTCCAAGATCCTGCTGCTGCGCGTGGGCGATCGTCGCCAGGGCGTCGTGGGTCTGTTCCAGCCGGGCCTGCCGGGCGAGCAGAGTCCGGGCCTGTCGGTGCGCTTCATGGGCATCAACAACCATGCGATCGCGTCGTACCTGATCTCGTTGTATTGCTCGCTGGCGGTGCTCACACCCGACGCGATCGCGGTACTCGACGATGTGGAGATCACGCGCTATCACGACTACTCCGTGCTCGACACCTACAAGTAA
- the boxB gene encoding benzoyl-CoA 2,3-epoxidase subunit BoxB: MSTIDYSVKIPNNVDLSGDRTLQRALESWQPNFIKWWDDVGPEGSTHYDVYLRTAVSVDPQGWAQFGYVKMRDYRWGIFLNPAEQDRTIHFGDHKGEKAWQEVPGEHRANLRRIIVTQGDTEPASVEQQRHLGLTAPSLYDLRNLFQVNVEEGRHLWAMVYLLHKYFGRDGREEAEALLERQSGDENNPRILGAFNEKTPDWLSFFMFTYFTDRDGKFQLAALAESAFDPLARTTRFMLTEEAHHMFVGESGVSRVLQRTCQVMNELGTDDVNKLRAAGVIDLPTMQRYLNFHYSVTIDLFGADQSSNAATFYSSGLKGRYEEGKRADDHALHDQSYKVLEVVDGKLQEKDVPMLNALNEVLRDDYIKDSNAGVARWNKVMEKAGIDFRLSVPHKAFNRQIGALAGVRMSPDGRPVTEQEWESRKNEWLPTDGDRSFVASLMKQCLAPGKFAGWIAPPVMGINRQPVDFDYVKFQ, from the coding sequence ATGAGCACGATCGACTACAGCGTCAAGATTCCCAACAACGTGGACCTGAGCGGCGACCGCACGCTGCAGCGCGCCCTGGAGAGCTGGCAGCCCAACTTCATCAAGTGGTGGGACGACGTGGGCCCCGAGGGCTCGACCCATTACGACGTCTACCTGCGCACGGCGGTCAGCGTGGACCCGCAGGGCTGGGCGCAGTTCGGCTACGTGAAGATGCGCGACTACCGCTGGGGCATCTTCCTCAACCCCGCGGAGCAGGATCGCACGATCCATTTCGGGGATCACAAGGGCGAGAAGGCCTGGCAGGAAGTACCCGGGGAGCACCGCGCCAACCTGCGCCGCATCATCGTCACGCAGGGCGACACCGAACCCGCCTCTGTGGAGCAGCAGCGCCACCTCGGCCTGACGGCACCCTCGCTCTATGACCTGCGCAACCTCTTCCAGGTCAACGTCGAGGAAGGCCGCCATCTGTGGGCCATGGTGTACCTGCTGCACAAGTACTTCGGCCGCGATGGCCGCGAGGAAGCCGAGGCGCTGCTCGAGCGCCAGTCGGGCGACGAGAACAATCCGCGCATCCTGGGTGCATTCAACGAGAAGACGCCCGACTGGCTGTCGTTCTTCATGTTCACCTACTTCACCGATCGCGACGGCAAGTTCCAGCTCGCCGCCCTCGCCGAGAGCGCATTCGATCCGCTGGCGCGCACCACCCGGTTCATGCTGACCGAGGAAGCCCACCACATGTTCGTGGGCGAATCGGGCGTCTCGCGCGTGCTGCAGCGCACATGCCAGGTCATGAATGAACTCGGTACCGACGACGTCAACAAGCTGCGTGCCGCGGGCGTGATCGACCTGCCCACCATGCAGCGCTACCTGAACTTCCACTACAGCGTGACCATCGACCTGTTCGGCGCCGACCAGTCGAGCAACGCCGCCACGTTCTACAGCTCCGGCCTCAAGGGCCGCTATGAGGAGGGCAAGCGTGCCGACGACCATGCGCTGCACGACCAGAGCTACAAGGTGCTCGAGGTGGTGGACGGCAAGCTGCAGGAAAAGGATGTGCCGATGCTCAATGCACTCAACGAAGTGCTGCGCGACGACTACATCAAGGACTCCAACGCCGGTGTGGCGCGCTGGAACAAGGTGATGGAAAAGGCCGGCATCGACTTTCGCCTCTCCGTGCCGCACAAGGCCTTCAACCGCCAGATCGGCGCGCTCGCCGGCGTGCGCATGAGCCCTGACGGCCGCCCGGTGACGGAGCAGGAATGGGAGTCGCGCAAGAACGAGTGGCTGCCCACGGACGGAGATCGCAGCTTCGTGGCATCGCTGATGAAGCAGTGCCTCGCACCCGGAAAGTTCGCGGGCTGGATCGCACCGCCGGTCATGGGCATCAACCGCCAGCCAGTGGACTTTGACTATGTGAAGTTCCAGTAA
- the boxA gene encoding benzoyl-CoA 2,3-epoxidase subunit BoxA: MTTTTLIANGILNQHLIDPEICIRCNTCEATCPIDAITHDDTNYVVMADKCNGCMDCISPCPTGAIDNWRKVPAAEPYPIDAQYGWDELPPALSAEQLAAAASDVQDLSQAQAVIAAAAESTGSGTGSSTSTRASASSASSVEQSVQESFRAASFGATVPPWSAAHAYTNLHGPKNPVTATVVGNINCTEAGFDNETHHIVLDFGSMPFPVLEGQSVGIIPPGTDATGRPHVARQYSIASARNGERPGYNNAALTVKRVTADHEGRPVRGVASNYLCDLKVGDTVQVIGPFGHSFLMPNHPRSHIVMICTGTGSAPMRAMTEWRRRLRKSGKFDGGKLMLFFGARTPQELPYFGPLQSLPKDFIDNNFAFSRVPGQPRRYVQDAMRERAADLAALLRDENTHIFVCGLKSMEEGVVLALRDVIVQAGMDWDGVAARLKQQGRLHLETY, from the coding sequence ATGACCACCACCACACTGATCGCCAACGGCATCCTCAACCAGCATCTGATCGATCCCGAAATCTGCATCCGCTGCAATACCTGCGAGGCCACCTGTCCCATCGATGCAATCACGCATGACGACACCAACTACGTCGTCATGGCCGACAAGTGCAACGGCTGCATGGATTGCATCTCGCCCTGCCCCACGGGCGCCATCGACAACTGGCGCAAGGTGCCCGCGGCAGAGCCTTACCCCATCGATGCGCAGTATGGATGGGACGAGCTGCCGCCCGCGCTCTCCGCCGAGCAGCTCGCGGCTGCCGCCTCCGACGTGCAGGACCTGAGCCAGGCCCAGGCCGTGATCGCGGCCGCCGCCGAGAGTACAGGCAGTGGCACCGGCAGTAGCACCAGTACCCGCGCCAGCGCAAGCAGCGCATCGAGCGTCGAGCAATCCGTGCAGGAATCGTTTCGTGCAGCCTCGTTCGGCGCCACGGTTCCCCCCTGGTCCGCAGCGCATGCCTACACCAACCTGCATGGTCCGAAGAACCCGGTCACCGCCACGGTGGTCGGCAACATCAACTGCACGGAGGCGGGTTTCGACAACGAGACGCACCACATCGTGCTGGACTTTGGCTCCATGCCTTTCCCCGTGCTCGAAGGCCAATCGGTCGGCATCATCCCCCCGGGAACGGATGCCACCGGCCGGCCGCATGTGGCACGGCAATACTCCATCGCAAGCGCGCGCAATGGCGAGCGCCCCGGCTACAACAATGCCGCACTCACGGTGAAGCGCGTGACGGCCGACCATGAAGGCAGGCCGGTTCGCGGCGTGGCCAGCAACTACCTGTGCGACCTGAAGGTGGGCGACACGGTGCAGGTGATCGGTCCGTTCGGGCACTCGTTCCTGATGCCCAACCACCCGCGCTCGCACATCGTGATGATCTGCACCGGCACGGGCAGCGCCCCCATGCGCGCGATGACCGAGTGGCGCCGCAGGCTGCGCAAGAGCGGCAAATTCGATGGTGGCAAGCTCATGCTGTTCTTCGGTGCGCGCACGCCGCAGGAGTTGCCCTACTTCGGTCCGCTGCAGAGCCTGCCCAAGGATTTCATCGACAACAACTTCGCGTTCTCGCGCGTGCCCGGCCAGCCCAGACGCTATGTGCAGGATGCCATGCGCGAGCGCGCGGCGGACCTCGCGGCACTGCTGCGCGACGAGAACACCCACATCTTCGTCTGCGGCCTCAAGAGCATGGAGGAAGGCGTGGTGCTGGCGCTGCGCGACGTGATCGTGCAGGCCGGCATGGACTGGGACGGGGTGGCGGCCCGCCTGAAGCAGCAAGGCCGCCTGCATCTGGAAACCTACTGA
- the boxC gene encoding 2,3-epoxybenzoyl-CoA dihydrolase, translated as MTQQQPIVDYRIEPSQYRHWSFDVDGQIARMRLDIAEDGGIRPGYKLKLNSYDLGVDIELHDALNRIRFEHPQVRTVIVTSGKDRIFCSGANIFMLGVSSHAWKVNFCKFTNETRNGIEDSSQHSGLKFVAAVNGACAGGGYELALACDDIVLIDDRSSSVSLPEVPLLGVLPGTGGLTRVTDKRHVRSDLADIFCTSVEGVRGQRAVDWRLVDAIAKPAQFADVVAERANRLAEGSRRPAQAQGIRLTRIEREESADSLRYTHVHIEIDRSRRTATFTVKAPQGEQPAGIDAIEKAGAAWWPLAMGRELDDAILHLRTNELDIGTWIFKTEGDAAQVLAADAAMLAHREHWLVHETLGLLRRTFARIDVSSRSLFALVEPGSCFAGMFAEFALAADRCYMLVLPDEPEREPRLQLDEFNFGLLPLVNGQSRLQRRFHDEPGPLEAVRAAVGQSLSGDEAARIGLVTAALDDIDWDDEVRIAIEERAAMSSDALTGLEANLRFNGRENMLTRIFGRLSAWQNWIFIRPNAVGEKGALKLYGSGQKAGFDFNRV; from the coding sequence ATGACACAGCAGCAACCCATCGTCGATTACCGCATCGAGCCGTCGCAGTACCGTCACTGGTCGTTCGACGTGGACGGACAGATCGCGCGCATGCGACTCGACATCGCGGAGGACGGAGGCATCCGTCCCGGCTACAAGCTCAAGCTCAACAGCTACGACCTGGGCGTGGACATCGAGCTTCATGACGCGCTCAACCGGATCCGCTTCGAGCACCCCCAGGTGCGCACGGTGATCGTCACCAGCGGCAAGGACCGCATCTTCTGCTCGGGCGCGAACATCTTCATGCTGGGTGTGTCCTCGCATGCATGGAAGGTGAATTTCTGCAAGTTCACCAACGAGACGCGCAACGGAATCGAGGACAGCTCGCAGCACAGCGGACTCAAGTTCGTGGCGGCCGTGAACGGCGCCTGCGCAGGCGGTGGCTACGAGCTCGCGCTGGCGTGCGACGATATCGTGCTGATCGACGACCGTTCCTCTTCCGTCTCGCTGCCGGAGGTGCCGCTGCTCGGCGTGCTTCCCGGCACCGGCGGCCTCACGCGCGTGACCGACAAGCGCCATGTGCGCAGCGACCTCGCGGACATCTTCTGCACCAGCGTGGAAGGCGTGCGTGGCCAGCGGGCCGTGGACTGGCGCCTGGTCGATGCCATCGCCAAACCCGCACAGTTTGCCGACGTCGTGGCCGAACGCGCGAACCGGCTGGCCGAGGGGAGCCGGCGGCCCGCCCAGGCGCAGGGCATCCGCCTCACCCGCATCGAACGCGAGGAATCCGCCGACAGCCTGCGCTACACCCACGTGCACATCGAGATCGACCGCAGCCGGCGCACGGCCACCTTCACGGTGAAGGCACCGCAGGGCGAGCAGCCCGCCGGCATCGACGCCATCGAGAAGGCCGGCGCCGCATGGTGGCCGCTCGCCATGGGCCGCGAACTCGACGATGCCATCCTGCACCTGCGCACCAACGAGCTCGACATCGGCACCTGGATCTTCAAGACCGAGGGCGATGCGGCCCAGGTGCTCGCGGCGGACGCCGCCATGCTCGCGCACAGGGAGCATTGGCTGGTGCACGAGACCCTCGGCCTGCTGCGCCGCACGTTCGCGCGCATCGACGTGTCCTCGCGCTCGCTGTTCGCACTCGTCGAGCCGGGCTCGTGCTTTGCCGGCATGTTCGCGGAATTCGCCTTGGCCGCAGACCGCTGCTACATGCTGGTGCTGCCCGACGAGCCCGAACGCGAACCCCGGTTGCAGCTGGACGAATTCAACTTCGGCCTTCTGCCGCTCGTGAACGGACAGAGCCGCCTGCAGCGCCGCTTCCACGATGAACCCGGCCCGCTTGAGGCCGTGCGCGCCGCCGTCGGCCAATCCCTGTCCGGAGACGAGGCCGCGAGGATCGGGTTGGTGACCGCCGCGCTGGACGACATCGACTGGGATGACGAAGTCCGCATCGCCATCGAGGAACGCGCCGCCATGTCCTCCGATGCGCTCACGGGCCTCGAGGCGAACCTGCGCTTCAACGGTCGGGAGAACATGCTCACGCGCATCTTCGGACGCCTCTCGGCATGGCAGAACTGGATCTTCATTCGCCCCAACGCAGTGGGCGAAAAAGGCGCGCTCAAGCTCTATGGCTCCGGCCAGAAGGCGGGATTCGACTTCAACCGCGTCTGA
- a CDS encoding helix-turn-helix domain-containing protein yields the protein MTQHSLVHDFGIAVRQLRESRGWSQELLAEQSNLHRTYVGEVERGLVTPSLVTLHKLSGALGVGAAELLARAEQIAVLRSTQHLRLTAMAC from the coding sequence ATGACACAGCACAGCCTTGTCCATGACTTCGGTATTGCCGTGCGGCAGCTGCGCGAGTCGCGCGGATGGTCGCAGGAACTCCTGGCCGAGCAGTCCAACCTGCATCGCACCTATGTGGGCGAGGTGGAACGCGGCCTCGTCACGCCGTCGCTCGTCACGCTGCACAAGCTCTCGGGTGCGCTCGGGGTGGGGGCTGCCGAACTGCTGGCACGCGCAGAGCAGATCGCGGTGCTTCGCAGCACGCAGCACCTGCGCTTGACGGCTATGGCCTGTTGA
- a CDS encoding family 2A encapsulin nanocompartment cargo protein cysteine desulfurase yields MTSSTSLPALGHEPQSPLDTQLLAQLATAIFRDRADAPALAQRPVGVQPPHNPAPAGSPLASAAGFSPNVPGTPIPLGQVPGSNLLPSNPAQVLTLGHRAPAGLPKAQAGNGVPDLAFAALPGYEPRLSGLTAAAPVASAAPAAAFADPAAHASTAPQFYFVDAVRLPSGFVTPPKDHPLGAHAQQLPAQQDRHPGFDVHAVRRDFPILSERIHGKQLIWLDNAATTHKPRQVIERIKYFYEHENSNIHRAAHVLAARATDAYEHAREVVRRFINAPDVNEVIFVRGTTEAINLVAKSWGGKHVGEGDEIIVSHLEHHANIVPWQQLAEARGAKLRVIPVDDEGQILLGEYRKLINDRTKIVAIGHVSNTLGTVVPVKEVVQIARQHGIVTLVDGAQSIAHTPVDVQDIGADFFVFSGHKIFAPTGIGVLWGRRSVLEDMPPWQGGGNMIADVTFEKTVFQPLPNTFEAGTGNIADAVGLGAALEYVERLGIENISRYEHALVDYGMQQLGQIPGLRLIGTVPGKASVLSFTLEGYTTDEVGKALNAEGIAVRTGHHCAQPILRRFGVETTVRPSLAFYNTFEEIDDLVRVVRRLAGQRR; encoded by the coding sequence TTGACGTCCAGCACCTCACTGCCTGCGCTCGGTCACGAGCCGCAGAGCCCGCTAGACACGCAGTTGCTCGCGCAGCTGGCGACTGCGATTTTCCGTGACAGGGCGGATGCACCCGCACTGGCGCAGCGCCCTGTCGGCGTGCAGCCGCCGCACAATCCCGCTCCCGCAGGATCGCCGCTTGCAAGCGCTGCAGGTTTTTCACCCAATGTGCCGGGCACGCCGATTCCGCTGGGCCAGGTCCCGGGCAGCAATCTGCTGCCCAGCAACCCCGCCCAGGTGCTGACGCTGGGCCATCGCGCTCCGGCCGGGTTGCCGAAGGCGCAGGCGGGCAACGGTGTTCCGGATCTTGCGTTTGCGGCATTGCCGGGCTATGAGCCGCGCCTGTCGGGGCTGACGGCGGCGGCTCCGGTCGCCAGTGCTGCGCCGGCGGCGGCCTTTGCAGATCCTGCAGCCCATGCGAGCACAGCCCCGCAGTTCTATTTCGTGGACGCGGTGCGCCTGCCGAGCGGCTTTGTCACGCCACCCAAGGACCACCCGCTGGGCGCGCATGCGCAGCAGCTGCCGGCTCAGCAGGACCGCCATCCGGGCTTTGACGTGCATGCCGTGCGGCGCGATTTCCCGATTCTCTCGGAGCGCATCCATGGCAAGCAGCTCATCTGGCTCGACAACGCGGCCACGACCCACAAGCCGCGCCAGGTGATCGAGCGCATCAAGTATTTCTACGAGCATGAGAACTCGAACATCCATCGCGCGGCACACGTTCTGGCGGCGCGCGCGACGGATGCCTACGAGCATGCGCGCGAGGTGGTGCGCCGGTTCATCAACGCGCCCGACGTGAACGAGGTGATCTTCGTGCGCGGTACGACCGAGGCCATCAATCTGGTGGCCAAGAGCTGGGGCGGCAAGCATGTGGGCGAAGGCGACGAGATCATCGTCTCGCACCTGGAACACCATGCCAACATCGTGCCGTGGCAACAGCTTGCCGAGGCCAGGGGCGCCAAGCTGCGCGTGATTCCGGTGGATGACGAGGGGCAGATCCTGCTCGGCGAGTACCGCAAGCTCATCAATGACCGCACGAAGATCGTCGCCATCGGGCATGTGTCGAACACGCTCGGTACGGTGGTGCCCGTGAAGGAGGTGGTGCAGATCGCAAGGCAGCATGGCATCGTCACGCTGGTCGATGGCGCGCAGTCGATCGCGCACACGCCGGTGGATGTGCAGGACATCGGCGCGGACTTCTTCGTCTTCTCGGGCCACAAGATCTTCGCGCCCACGGGTATTGGCGTGCTCTGGGGACGCCGCTCGGTGCTCGAGGACATGCCGCCATGGCAGGGCGGGGGCAACATGATTGCCGACGTGACTTTCGAGAAGACGGTGTTCCAGCCGCTGCCCAACACCTTCGAGGCCGGCACGGGCAACATCGCCGACGCGGTGGGGCTGGGCGCCGCGCTGGAATATGTGGAGCGGCTCGGTATCGAGAACATCAGCCGCTACGAGCATGCCCTCGTGGACTACGGCATGCAGCAACTGGGACAGATACCGGGGCTGAGGCTGATCGGTACGGTGCCGGGCAAGGCCAGCGTGCTGTCGTTCACGCTCGAGGGCTATACCACCGATGAGGTGGGCAAGGCGCTCAATGCCGAAGGCATCGCGGTGCGCACCGGCCACCATTGCGCGCAGCCGATCCTGCGGCGCTTCGGCGTGGAGACGACGGTGCGGCCTTCGCTCGCGTTCTACAACACCTTCGAGGAAATCGACGACTTGGTGCGTGTCGTGCGGCGGCTGGCGGGGCAGCGGCGCTGA